A region from the Triticum aestivum cultivar Chinese Spring chromosome 3D, IWGSC CS RefSeq v2.1, whole genome shotgun sequence genome encodes:
- the LOC123076398 gene encoding probable CCR4-associated factor 1 homolog 9 has protein sequence MNATRPGLVHAAGQDLNSMTVAQRYALMKANVDGLKPLQVGIAVCDHEGQQVAWEFNLCDFCRLADPHDQKALDYLADRGVDLDMLGALLMGSSLIGAGHGRPLSWITYAGAYYAAYLLKIVTGGAPLRTARRGRVYDVATMAAGCPGMPVGLDCIAASLRIHPPWGSPRLAGAAGVRALLAFRIWKHGEFGGNVERFRGLLQGLQ, from the exons ATGAATGCAACGAGGCCTGGACTCGTCCACGCCGCCGGCCAGGACCTCAACAGCATGACGGTGGCGCAGCGCTACGCGCTCATGAAGGCCAACGTCGACGGCCTAAAGCCGCTCCAGGTCGGCATCGCCGTCTGCGACCACGAAGGCCAGCAGGTCGCCTGGGAGTTCAACCTCTGCGACTTCTGCCGCCTCGCCGACCCGCACGACCAAAAGGCCCTCGACTACCTTGCCGACCGCGGCGTCGACCTCGACATGCTCGGCGCGCTGCTCATGGGCTCCAGCCTCATTGGCGCCGGACATGGGCGGCCGCTGTCGTGGATCACCTACGCCGGTGCCTACTACGCAGCATACCTGCTCAAGATTGTCACGGGCGGCGCCCCGCTACGTACCGCACGACGTGGCCGG GTCTACGACGTTGCCACGATGGCGGCCGGCTGCCCGGGCATGCCGGTGGGGCTGGACTGCATCGCCGCTAGCCTGCGCATCCATCCGCCGTGGGGGAGCCCTCGTCTCGCAGGCGCCGCTGGCGTGCGCGCGCTTCTGGCCTTCAGGATTTGGAAGCACGGGGAGTTCGGCGGCAACGTGGAGAGGTTCCGAGGTCTGCTTCAGGGCCTGCAGTAG